The following proteins are co-located in the Vigna angularis cultivar LongXiaoDou No.4 chromosome 2, ASM1680809v1, whole genome shotgun sequence genome:
- the LOC108320049 gene encoding verprolin-like, which yields MVSGCQTTDAYTPFHFSDLLHFHGPTSSSSLVLSLLLPPCSPILPSVLSLLLPPCSPILPLRSLPFFPSVTTVAFAVVASSAAASSAATSATTASIGEPSVVAAFAAAVFVALDPPVQIAIAKPLQIGEPSVVAASAAAGSVALDPPPPFFPCISSSSSTALDPPPSIYSCSSASSSYLVRCRSLTMLDL from the exons ATGGTCTCGGGTTGCCAAACAACCGATGCCTATACACCCTTTCATTTCTCTGATCTTCTTCATTTCCACGGCccaacatcttcttcttccctcgTGCTCTCACTTCTTCTCCCTCCGTGCTCTCCCATTCTTCCCTCAGTGCTCTCACTTCTTCTCCCTCCGTGCTCTCCCATTCTTCCCCTTCgttctcttccattcttcccCTCTGTCACAACTGTAGCCTTCGCCGTTGTAGCCTCCTCCGCCGCTGCCTCCTCCGCTGCTACCTCCGCCACTACTGCTTCC atcggcgagccctcCGTCGTTGCTGCCTTCGCCGCTGCTGTCTTCGTCGCTCTCGATCCACCAGTCCAGATCGCCatcgccaagccgctccagatcggcgagccctcCGTCGTTGCTGCCTCCGCCGCTGCTGGCTCCGTCGCTCTCGATCCACCTCCGCCATTCTTCCCCTgtatatcttcatcttcatccaccgCTCTAGATCCACCGCCGTCCATCTACTCTTGTTCGTCTGCCTCTTCTTCATATCTTGTTCGTTGCAGAAGTTTAACCATGTTAGATTTGTGA